DNA sequence from the Chitinophaga flava genome:
CGAAGTACCTTACCGCCAGAAAGTACGCTTCCGCACCGTAGGGGACATGACCTGTACCGCTGCCGTTATCTCCGAAGCAGATAAGCTGGAAGATATCATCGCCGAAATCATGGAAGCTAAAATCTCCGAACGCGGCGCCCGTATCGACGACAAACGCTCAGAAGCCGCCATGGAAAAGAGAAAGCAGGCAGGCTATTTTTAACATTTACTTTTTACAGCATAAAGCTTAATAATATGGAGGTTTTACGTATAGCCACTTCCGGTAGTGTGGATGATGGTAAAAGTACATTGATCGGCCGTCTTTTATACGACACCAACTCTATCCCCCAGGATAAAATGGAAGCACTCCATGCGGCCAGCAAACGCAAGGGACTTGACTTCACCGATCTGTCACTGCTGACAGACGGCCTCGTAGCTGAAAGAGAACAAGGCATCACCATCGACGTGGCGCATATCTACTTCTCCACCCCTACCCGTAAATATATCATCGCAGATACCCCCGGCCACATCGAATACACCCGTAACATGGTGACCGGCGCGTCTAACGCACAGGTATCCCTGATACTCATAGATGCCCGCAAAGGCATTGTAGAACAGACACACCGTCACTTCTTCATCGCCAGCCTGCTACGCATCCCCTACCTGGTAGTATGTGTCAATAAAATGGACCTGGTAGATTACAGTCAAGCCCGCTTCAACCAGATTGTAGAAGACTTCCAGCAGTTGCTCGACAACTCCGCCTTCAAAGACCAGGAAGTGAAGTTTATTCCCATCTCTTCCCTGCATGGCGAAAATGTGGCTTCCCATACCGGTGCTATCAACTGGTACGAAGGCCCTGCCCTGCTGGAATACCTGGAACAGGTTTCCTTCGACCATCAGGACAGCCGCCATCCGGCCCGTTTCCCGATCCAGAGTGTGATCCGCCCAAAAACAGCCGCCCACCACGACTTCCGTGGCTTTGCCGGTAAAGTGACCAGCGGTCATTTTAGTGTAGGCGATGAAATCATCTCCCTGCCCTCCGGTCAG
Encoded proteins:
- a CDS encoding sulfate adenylyltransferase subunit 1; the protein is MEVLRIATSGSVDDGKSTLIGRLLYDTNSIPQDKMEALHAASKRKGLDFTDLSLLTDGLVAEREQGITIDVAHIYFSTPTRKYIIADTPGHIEYTRNMVTGASNAQVSLILIDARKGIVEQTHRHFFIASLLRIPYLVVCVNKMDLVDYSQARFNQIVEDFQQLLDNSAFKDQEVKFIPISSLHGENVASHTGAINWYEGPALLEYLEQVSFDHQDSRHPARFPIQSVIRPKTAAHHDFRGFAGKVTSGHFSVGDEIISLPSGQKSKIKTIEQFEKQLNTAHARESVVITLEDEIDSSRGNMLVKTDNVAEQRKEISAYICWMDQQKLTAGKTYLLQHGINRVKAKVQQLHFVTDVTSYQEVTDKKEMGLNDIGKITLKTAAPIFADLYQENPANGAFILIDEFNNTTVAVGTVI